TACGGCCTGAGTATGGACTGGTGGTTCGGCGAGCTGGACAAACTCAAGCCCCAAGACGCGGCCAAACTGGAAAAGAAAGTCGCGGAATTTGAGCTGCTCAGCAGTTTTAATAAACTGGATAAGAATGCCAAAACTGTGGTGCTGCGCCTGCTCAAAAACTACGCCAAAGAACGCAAGTATAAATAATTTATTATTGCTTGATATATAACATCTTTCCGACACGGTCGATGTGCGCTCTGAGGTCGGGATTTGTAATCTGGTCATAAACCAAAACATCAAATTTATACGGCAACGGCAACTCATTTAAATCATCGGCAATTAGCGCGCTGCCCTGCCAGTCAATTACGCCGCGCAAAGCAATATCAATATCTGAATTATAGCGGGCAGTGCCTTTGGCCCGCGAACCAAAAAGCATCGCTTGTCCCACCTGCGGATATTTAGCAAAAACCGCGCGAATTAAATTCAAGGCTTGTCGATCTAATTGTCCCATTATTTTACCGCCCAGAAAGCGTGCAGTTTTACCAAAGCTGGTAAAAAATCGGCCTGTATTTTCCCCAATATCTCAACAAATTTAGCGTGGTCGTAGCAATGCGCCATTGTATTGCGCGCTAGCATCATATTGATAAAAATTTGTCCGTCTTCAATAACACCTAAAGCAAAAGCTTCTTTAATAACAGCGCGCGGGTTGCTTTCTTTTAACACGACCCCGTTTTCCTGCATATAATCTCTTAACGTATTCAAAGCCAATTCATAAGTGTATTCAAACCGCTGGATCGCGCCTTCCTGTTCCAAATCGTTTAGCGAATCGATTGCCCTGTCTTCAATAGCGGAACGCAACAAACGAATAGCTTCATTATAATTTTGAAATCTCTGTTTCCAGCGAATGTCTTGATCTGGCATACTAAGCTCCTTTTATCTAT
This DNA window, taken from Candidatus Margulisiibacteriota bacterium, encodes the following:
- a CDS encoding nucleotidyltransferase domain-containing protein, translated to MGQLDRQALNLIRAVFAKYPQVGQAMLFGSRAKGTARYNSDIDIALRGVIDWQGSALIADDLNELPLPYKFDVLVYDQITNPDLRAHIDRVGKMLYIKQ
- a CDS encoding nucleotidyltransferase substrate binding protein, whose protein sequence is MPDQDIRWKQRFQNYNEAIRLLRSAIEDRAIDSLNDLEQEGAIQRFEYTYELALNTLRDYMQENGVVLKESNPRAVIKEAFALGVIEDGQIFINMMLARNTMAHCYDHAKFVEILGKIQADFLPALVKLHAFWAVK